In Methanocella paludicola SANAE, the sequence CATGGTCAAGCTGACACAAGAAGTAAAGGATTCGATGCAGGGCGTAAAGACCATTTTCCTGGCGACCTGCTCCCGGGCCGGCGTGCCCAACGTCGTGCCCATGGGCGCCTACAAGGTCTTAGATGACGAGACGATGCTCCTGTCCGACCAGTTCATGCAGAAGAGCCTGTCGAACATGCAGGAGAACCCGCGCGTGGCCCTCACATACTGGAGCGAGAAGGGAGGCTTCCAGATCAAGGGCACGGTCACGCTGCACAAGGACGACCAGGTCTTTAAGGACGACGTGGCCTGGGTCAAAGGCATGAAGCCGACCCTGAACCCCAAGACGGCCATCGTCATGAAGATCACCGACGTGTACGTGGTCAAGCCGGGCCCCGACGCCGGTAAAAAATTACTTTAAATTTTCTTTTTCGGCCTTTTCGCTCTCTTTACTGGCTGGGTAGCCATGAGCATCTTCTCGATGTGCGACAGGTCCTCGGCCTGCTGCTCCAGCCCTTTTTTAAGAGAGGACAGCATCGCCGTCGACTGCTCTCCGCCGTTCTCGCCATACATCTGGGAGTAAAGGCTGTACTTCTTCTTTAACGACCGGTACTGGGTGAACTTCCGCAGGTAGCGGTCCTTGAGCTCGGTCAGCATCTCCTTCTGGACGCCCGACTTACCCGCCATGCCCATGATGCGCTCCACGTCCGTCTTCGCGGTGAGCACGTCCTCGACAGCCTCGCGCAGCTTATCCAGGCTGGCGTCGGACTTCATGATGTAGTTCTCGATAAGGTGGGCCCGGTCCATGATGTCCCGGAGGGTCAATTCCACGCCCGTGACCATGATAACTGGTATGTCCCTGAGATTACCGTCGTTCTTCATGGCATCGGCCACTTCCCAGCCGTTCATGGGCTCCATGCGGATATCCAAAAACAATAGGTCCGGATGGCTTTTACGGGCCATCTCGATGCATTCGGCGCCGCTGTGGGCTTTCAGGGTCCGGTAGCCAATGCTCTCCAGCTTTTCGGCGATCACGTCCGCAACATCGGGCTCGTCATCGGTAATAAGTATTAGCTTGCGGGAAGTCCTTGCCATGTTCGTACCTGTTTTTCATTTTAAAACTATCTATAAGTTATGGTGACAGCTGAATAATAATAATTGTAATATCTAATACTTAATACTTTCATATTTATTCAAAACAGCACATAATTACGCATGGCGCATGCTGGATGTACGTACTTAAAAATTTGCCGGGAGGCCCGCAGGGGCCCTTCACATCCGGCTTCTCACAGAACGCCTGCCCATCAGCGCGATCATCGCGCCTAAGAGGATGCCCGCCCCGGCCGCGAGGGCCACGCTCTCGAACGGGTGGTCCCTTATGTTCATCTTCACGTTATCGACGTTCTTGTCCACCTCGGTGCGCGCAGTATCCACTTTGCTCATCATTTTGTCCCGGTACTCGTTGATGTTAAAGCTCCGGATATCGTCCGCCAGGTTCCTCATCGACCCCGCCACTTTTCCCGCCGTCCTGGCGCCCGTGTCCTCGAGGCGCGCGGCCGACTGCTCCATACTGCTCGCAAGCTCGTCCTTCTTTGCACTGTACTCTACCATCGCAAACCACCATGCCTGCACCGCCATGTGCGGCGCAAAAATCATTTTGAACAGTCCTGTAATTGACCTACTTACTCTTTTTTGCCGTAGGATTTATAATCGTTTTTAAAAGAAAAACCGGGGGACGGTAAAAGAGAGTATACGCCGCCCCCTGCGCATGCGGTCAATTATTTTTTAGCTTCCTCGGGCTTGTCAGTTACGGGCTTGCCCTCCGCAGTCGCCGCCTTTTTCGCCGCCTCTGCCTTCCGCTTCTTGATGATGGGCGCGTTCTCGTTGGTCACAAGCGTGTATACCGTTAAGCGCTCCTTCGATGGCTTGGTGTAGACCTCGTTCTGGGATATCGCGTTGGTCGGGCACACCCGGACGCAGTAGCCGCAGCGGATGCACTGCGTGTTCAGGTATTCGACGGTCGTCTCCTCCTTGTGTATGATGATGCACTCGGCGGGGCATGACCGCTGGCACAACTGGCATAAAATGCACTTGGTGCCGTCGAAGGTAACGTCAGCTCTCGTACCTGGGAAGTGCTGGTACGGGGTGAACGGGTAATTGGACGTGTACGGCTTGCTTGTGATATTTTTAAAGATGTTCTCGAGTATCTTCAGCATTGCCATCACCTGTCAAAGCACCCTATGCACGGGTCGAACGTGATCGTTATGAGCCCGACGTCCGCGATGTGGGAGCCCTTGATGAGGGGCGCTATGCCCAGGCCGTTCCCGTACGTCGACGTCCGTACCTTCACCCGGTCCAGCTCCTTCGACTTCTTGCCCCGGACGTAGTAGAACAGCTCTCCCCTCGGAGCCTCCACCCTGGCGATGTTCTCGCCCTCGGGCATGGCCTTTGACTTCGCGAAGAGCTCGTCAGGAGTGCCGTCCAATAATGGGACAAGCTGCCGGATCAGGTCGATGGACTGGAAGAGCTCGCGGACCCTTACGAGCGAGCGGGCCCAGCAGTCGCCATCCTTCTCGACGATGGGCGTGACCTTGACCTCCCTGTAGAGCAGGTGAGGCGCTGCGTGCCTCACGTCGTATGGCACGTTACTGCCCCTTGCGACGGGGCCGACGACGCCCAACTCCTTCGCCATCTTTTCGGTCATGACCCCGACGCCCTGCATTCTCTGCTTGATGGTATAGCTGCTCACGATTATCCTCTCGATCTCATGGGCGCGTTTCTCAATGTCGTCGCAGAAGTCAAGGATCTCCTTTGCCATCTCGGGGCCGATATTCCTCGTGACGCCGCCGACGATGTTGATGCCGTGGAGCACCCGGTTGCCCGTAGTGCGCTCGAACACGTCGAGGACCTGCTCCCTGTGCCGGAAGCAGAGCATGAACATGTTCTCGAACCCTATCGCCTCGAGCGTCAGGCCGATGGCCAGGAAGTGGCTGTGAAGCCTTTCCAGCTCCAGCATGATCGTCCTTATGATGGCCGCGCGGCGGGGGAGTTCCAGCCCCGCCATCGTGCCCTCGACGCCCAGGCAGAAGCAGGTCGAGTGGTGCTGCGTACAGATCGCGCAGACACGCTCCGATAAATAAGCGGCCTTATTGTAGTCCCACTCGAATTTCTTCTCGAGCCCCCTGTGGACGTAGCCCGCCTCGAGGTCCACGTCCTTGATGAGCTCGCCGTCCGTGGTTAATTTTAAGCGCAGCGGCTCGATCCAGACGGGGTGCTGCGGGCCGAATTGTATGGTCGTTCTCATTTCATTTCCTCCGGAGGGGCGCGTTGACGCTCGGGTGCAGGAAGAACCTGCCCGGCACGCCTTTTACCCGTACGCCGAACATCTCGCATAGCTCGTTCTCGGCGATGTACGCCGCGGGTATGATGGGCGTGATGCTCTCGATCTCCTCGTTGCCTCCGGCCTTCGGCACGATGATCCTGTAGTTCTCGGTCTGGCCGATGCCGGTATGGAAGAAGTAAATTACTTCGATGTTCTCGCCCGTGTCCGCTCCTACGATGGTGATGAGCCGGGCGTCCTTAGCCTTAAGGCCGTTAACGATGCCCTGGAGCTCGGCCTGGGTGACGGTCTTCGCTTCCATTCAGGCCGCCCCCTTCGCTTTTGCCTTCTTTTCTTCCAGGATCTTCCTCTCCTTCTCGTTCAGGATGTCCAGCGCCAGGACGAGGCCGTCGATGACCGCCTCGGGGCGCACGTTGCAGCCGGGCACATATACGTCGA encodes:
- a CDS encoding nickel-dependent hydrogenase large subunit; this translates as MRTTIQFGPQHPVWIEPLRLKLTTDGELIKDVDLEAGYVHRGLEKKFEWDYNKAAYLSERVCAICTQHHSTCFCLGVEGTMAGLELPRRAAIIRTIMLELERLHSHFLAIGLTLEAIGFENMFMLCFRHREQVLDVFERTTGNRVLHGINIVGGVTRNIGPEMAKEILDFCDDIEKRAHEIERIIVSSYTIKQRMQGVGVMTEKMAKELGVVGPVARGSNVPYDVRHAAPHLLYREVKVTPIVEKDGDCWARSLVRVRELFQSIDLIRQLVPLLDGTPDELFAKSKAMPEGENIARVEAPRGELFYYVRGKKSKELDRVKVRTSTYGNGLGIAPLIKGSHIADVGLITITFDPCIGCFDR
- a CDS encoding 4Fe-4S dicluster domain-containing protein produces the protein MLKILENIFKNITSKPYTSNYPFTPYQHFPGTRADVTFDGTKCILCQLCQRSCPAECIIIHKEETTVEYLNTQCIRCGYCVRVCPTNAISQNEVYTKPSKERLTVYTLVTNENAPIIKKRKAEAAKKAATAEGKPVTDKPEEAKK
- a CDS encoding DUF883 C-terminal domain-containing protein, whose protein sequence is MVEYSAKKDELASSMEQSAARLEDTGARTAGKVAGSMRNLADDIRSFNINEYRDKMMSKVDTARTEVDKNVDNVKMNIRDHPFESVALAAGAGILLGAMIALMGRRSVRSRM
- a CDS encoding NADH-quinone oxidoreductase subunit C, with the translated sequence MEAKTVTQAELQGIVNGLKAKDARLITIVGADTGENIEVIYFFHTGIGQTENYRIIVPKAGGNEEIESITPIIPAAYIAENELCEMFGVRVKGVPGRFFLHPSVNAPLRRK
- a CDS encoding pyridoxamine 5'-phosphate oxidase family protein; this translates as MVKLTQEVKDSMQGVKTIFLATCSRAGVPNVVPMGAYKVLDDETMLLSDQFMQKSLSNMQENPRVALTYWSEKGGFQIKGTVTLHKDDQVFKDDVAWVKGMKPTLNPKTAIVMKITDVYVVKPGPDAGKKLL
- a CDS encoding response regulator, giving the protein MARTSRKLILITDDEPDVADVIAEKLESIGYRTLKAHSGAECIEMARKSHPDLLFLDIRMEPMNGWEVADAMKNDGNLRDIPVIMVTGVELTLRDIMDRAHLIENYIMKSDASLDKLREAVEDVLTAKTDVERIMGMAGKSGVQKEMLTELKDRYLRKFTQYRSLKKKYSLYSQMYGENGGEQSTAMLSSLKKGLEQQAEDLSHIEKMLMATQPVKRAKRPKKKI